One Oncorhynchus clarkii lewisi isolate Uvic-CL-2024 chromosome 31, UVic_Ocla_1.0, whole genome shotgun sequence DNA segment encodes these proteins:
- the LOC139390589 gene encoding protein FAM199X-like, translating into MSEALYEKFLSPEEPFPRLLSQRGNISETGTLDVSDFGCQLSSCHRTDQLRRLHSNRWNLTSCGTSVASSECSEELFSSVSVGDQEDCYSLLDDQEFTSFDLFPEGSVCSDVSSSISTYWDWSDSEFEWQLPGSDITSGSDVLSDIIPSVPSSPCLSSKRKTKPHRNLDELPWSAMTNDEQVEYIEYLSRKVSTEMGLREQLDIIKIIDPCAQISPTDSEFIIELNCLTDEKLKQVRNYIREHSPRQRPSSTRDSWKRSGHSSASTSGVSSSNASLVSSASSSTGSTGSTGNSTSNCSTANISRAHSDGNLSSAAERIRDSKKRSKQRKLQQKALRKRQLKEQRQARKERLSGLFLNEEVLSLKVTEEEDHGDDVVDVFM; encoded by the exons ATGTCTGAGGCTCTTTATGAAAAGTTCCTCTCTCCAGAGGAGCCCTTTCCACGGCTGCTGTCTCAGCGAGGGAACATCAGTGAGACGGGCACATTGGATGTCAGTGACTTTGGCTGTCAGTTATCCTCTTGTCACCGGACAGACCAACTGCGCCGCTTACATAGTAACAG ATGGAACCTGACTTCTTGTGGAACTAGTGTGGCCAGCTCTGAATGCAGTGAGGAGCTGTTCTCCTCCGTCTCTGTGGGAGACCAGGAGGACTGCTACTCCCTTTTGGATGACCAGGAGTTCACCTCCTTTGACCTGTTCCCGGAGGGCAGCGTCTGCAGCGACGTGTCTTCCTCTATCAGCACTTACTGGGACTGGTCAGACAGCGAATTTGAGTGGCAG TTGCCTGGAAGTGACATAACCAGTGGAAGTGATGTACTCTCTGACATCATACCCAGTGTTCCGAGCTCCCCATGCCTCTCCTCCAAGAGAAAGACCAAACCACATAGAAATCTGGATGAGCTCCCTTGGAGTGCTATGACCAATGATGAACAG gtggaatatATTGAATATCTAAGCAGAAAGGTCAGCACAGAGATGGGGCTACGAGAGCAGTTGGACATCATCAAGATCATTGACCCGTGTGCACAGATATCCCCCACAGACAGCGAGTTCATCATTGAGCTCAACTGCCTGACGGATGAGAAACTGAAACAG GTGAGGAACTACATCCGGGAGCACAGTCCGCGGCAGCGCCCCAGCAGCACCCGAGACAGCTGGAAGAGGAGTGGCCACAGCAGTGCTAGCACTAGTGGGGTGAGCAGCAGTAATGCTAGCTTGGTCAGCAGTGCCAGCAGCTCCACTGGATCCACAGGCTCCACCGGCAACTCCACGTCCAACTGCAGCACAGCTAACATCAGCCGTGCCCACAGCGACGGGAACCTCTCCAGTGCAGCTGAACGCATCCGGGACTCCAAG AAACGCTCTAAGCAGAGGAAGCTGCAGCAGAAAGCCCTGCGTAAGAGACAGCTGAAGGAACAGAGACAGGCCCGCAAGGAGAGGCTGAGTGGCCTGTTCCTCAATGAAGAGGTGCTGTCACTCAAAGTCACAGAGGAGGAGGACCATGGAGACGATGTGGTGGACGTCTTCATGTGA
- the LOC139390550 gene encoding COMM domain-containing protein 5, with amino-acid sequence MSSSHAKVAVGASKDSSFLGGRIPSEIEIMAKQLKDLDQEMFRKILKAVVSAIEGKDCREAMKAIAENAALPEERLSYVVAGMYRLLKEALRIPTSSLKQEVFKEDLRELRIPEEFITDFASVVFGNRRTALEAVATQQGPRLPSLKDFRWRVDVAISTSSLARALQPSILMQMKLSDGKAHRFEVPVSKFQELRYNVALILKEMNDLEKRSVLNIQD; translated from the exons ATGTCGTCAAGCCATGCCAAAGTCGCGGTTGGTGCATCCAAAGACTCAAGTTTTTTGGGAGGAAGGATACCATCAGAAATCGAAATCATGGCTAAACAGCTGAAGGATTTAGACCAAGAAATGTTTAGAAAAATACTGAAAG CGGTGGTGAGTGCTATTGAGGGCAAGGACTGCAGAGAAGCAATGAAGGCTATCGCGGAAAATGCTGCCCTCCCTGAAGAACGGTTGAGTTATGTTGTGGCTGGAATGTACAGACTCCTGAAAGAGGCATTACGTATCCCCACATCATCTTTAAAACAAGAG GTCTTCAAAGAAGATCTAAGGGAACTAAG GATACCTGAGGAATTCATCACAGACTTTGCAAGTGTGGTGTTTGGCAATCG ACGAACAGCACTGGAGGCAGTGGCTACACAGCAGGGGCCTCGATTACCCTCCCTGAAGGATTTTAGATGGAGAGTGGATGTGGCCATATCAACAAG CTCCCTAGCTCGTGCCTTGCAGCCCTCCATTTTAATGCAGATGAAGCTCTCAGATGGAAAGGCCCATCGCTTTGAG GTGCCTGTTTCCAAGTTCCAAGAACTCCGATACAACGTTGCGCTTATTCTTAAAGAGATGAACGATCTGGAGAAGAGAAGCGTTTTGAACATTCAAGATTAA